In Streptomyces sp. 840.1, one DNA window encodes the following:
- a CDS encoding cytochrome P450, with the protein MTQPTEPPPGCPAHGRVPLSGPRFQTEPTQLYREMRRDHGAVAPITLDGDIPAWLVLGYRELHQVTSDPVLFSRDSDLWSQWERIPDGWPLLPMIGRKQPSILYTVGPRHVERARMISDALEAVDPFSLKRHAEEFADELIDRFCSKGATDIIAEYAMLLPARVLARLYGFSDETGDALVGSINDMIDGRERALAGQQHLGTSMAQLLADKHAAPDDDVATRMLADPGGFTDEEIAQDLMVMMAAGHQPTADWMGNSLRLMLTDDRFAASLSGGRHSVAEAMNEVLWEDPPTQNVAGRWVSRDTHLGGRHLQAGDLLLLGIAAANADPQVRTDGSALTGGNNAFLSFGHGEHRCPFPAQETAEVIARTGIEVLLDRLPDIDLGVPAEQLTRRPSPWLRGLTDLPVAFTPTPATGPANGGQQ; encoded by the coding sequence GTGACACAGCCCACCGAACCACCCCCGGGCTGCCCGGCGCACGGCCGCGTGCCGCTGTCCGGGCCGCGGTTCCAGACCGAACCCACCCAGCTGTACCGGGAGATGCGGCGCGACCACGGCGCCGTGGCACCCATCACGCTGGACGGCGACATCCCGGCCTGGCTGGTGCTCGGCTACCGCGAACTGCACCAGGTCACCAGCGACCCGGTGCTGTTCAGCCGCGACTCCGACCTGTGGAGCCAGTGGGAGCGCATCCCCGACGGCTGGCCGCTGCTGCCGATGATCGGCCGCAAGCAGCCCTCGATCCTCTACACGGTCGGCCCCCGGCACGTCGAGCGCGCCCGGATGATCAGCGACGCCCTGGAGGCGGTCGACCCCTTCTCCCTCAAGCGTCACGCGGAGGAGTTCGCCGACGAGCTGATCGACCGGTTCTGCTCCAAGGGCGCCACCGACATCATCGCCGAGTACGCGATGCTGCTCCCCGCCCGCGTCCTGGCACGGCTCTACGGCTTCAGCGACGAGACCGGCGACGCGCTCGTCGGCTCGATCAACGACATGATCGACGGCCGGGAGCGGGCCCTCGCCGGGCAGCAGCACCTGGGCACCTCCATGGCCCAGCTGCTGGCCGACAAACACGCGGCGCCCGACGACGACGTCGCGACCCGGATGCTGGCCGACCCCGGCGGCTTCACGGACGAGGAGATCGCCCAGGACCTGATGGTCATGATGGCCGCCGGGCACCAGCCGACCGCCGACTGGATGGGCAACTCGCTGCGGCTGATGCTCACCGACGACCGGTTCGCCGCCTCGCTCTCGGGCGGCCGGCACAGCGTCGCCGAGGCCATGAACGAGGTCCTGTGGGAGGACCCCCCGACCCAGAACGTCGCGGGCCGCTGGGTCTCGCGCGACACCCACCTCGGGGGCCGCCACCTCCAGGCCGGCGACCTGCTGCTCCTCGGCATCGCCGCCGCCAACGCCGACCCGCAGGTCCGCACCGACGGCTCCGCGCTGACCGGCGGCAACAACGCGTTCCTCTCCTTCGGCCACGGCGAGCACCGCTGCCCCTTCCCGGCCCAGGAGACCGCCGAGGTCATCGCCCGTACCGGCATCGAGGTCCTGCTCGACCGCCTCCCGGACATCGACCTCGGCGTCCCCGCCGAACAGCTCACCCGGCGCCCGTCGCCCTGGCTGCGCGGCCTGACCGACCTCCCCGTCGCCTTCACGCCCACCCCTGCCACAGGACCCGCCAACGGAGGCCAGCAATGA
- a CDS encoding cytochrome P450, translating to MTRIVLDPFVADLDGEGAALRAAGPLAEVELPGGVHCYAVTHHAEARQLLTDTRIVKDINVWGAWQRGEIPLDWPLIGLANPGRSMLTVDGADHRRLRTLVAQALTVKRVERLRAGIEALTTASLDRLAALPRGEKVDLKAEFAYPLPMNVISELMGVDGADHPRLKELFEKFFSTQTPPEEVPQMMADLGALFTKIVDSKRAEPGDDLTSALIAASDDGDHLSNEEIVNTLQLIIAAGHETTISLIVNAVVALQTHPEQRKQVLGGEVPWENVIEETLRWNTPTSHVLIRFATEDVAVGDKVLPKGEALIVSFGALGRDEEQYGPTAGEFDATRSPNRHIAFGHGPHVCPGAALSRLEAGVALPALYERFPELELAVPASELRNKPIVTQNDLFDLPVELG from the coding sequence ATGACCCGGATCGTCCTCGACCCCTTCGTCGCCGATCTCGACGGCGAGGGCGCCGCGCTGCGTGCCGCGGGCCCGCTCGCCGAGGTGGAGCTGCCCGGCGGCGTGCACTGCTACGCGGTGACGCACCACGCCGAGGCGCGGCAGCTGCTGACCGACACCCGGATCGTGAAGGACATCAACGTCTGGGGCGCCTGGCAGCGCGGCGAGATCCCCCTGGACTGGCCCCTGATAGGCCTCGCCAACCCGGGCCGCTCCATGCTGACCGTCGACGGCGCCGACCACCGCCGGCTGCGCACCCTGGTGGCGCAGGCCCTGACCGTGAAGCGGGTGGAGCGGCTGCGGGCGGGCATCGAGGCGCTCACGACCGCGAGCCTGGACCGCCTCGCGGCCCTGCCCCGGGGCGAGAAGGTCGACCTCAAGGCCGAGTTCGCGTATCCGCTGCCGATGAACGTCATCAGCGAGCTGATGGGTGTCGACGGCGCCGACCACCCCCGGCTCAAGGAGCTGTTCGAGAAGTTCTTCTCGACGCAGACCCCGCCGGAGGAGGTCCCGCAGATGATGGCGGACCTCGGCGCGCTCTTCACGAAGATCGTCGACAGCAAGCGGGCCGAGCCGGGCGACGACCTGACCAGTGCCCTGATCGCGGCCTCCGACGACGGCGACCACCTCAGCAACGAGGAGATCGTCAACACCCTCCAGCTGATCATCGCGGCCGGCCACGAGACGACGATCAGCCTGATCGTGAACGCCGTCGTCGCCCTCCAGACCCACCCCGAGCAGCGCAAGCAGGTGCTCGGCGGCGAGGTGCCGTGGGAGAACGTGATCGAGGAGACCCTGCGCTGGAACACCCCCACGTCCCACGTACTGATCCGCTTCGCGACCGAGGACGTGGCGGTCGGTGACAAGGTCCTCCCCAAGGGCGAGGCCCTGATCGTCTCCTTCGGCGCACTGGGCCGCGACGAGGAGCAGTACGGGCCGACCGCGGGCGAGTTCGACGCGACCCGCTCCCCCAACCGCCACATCGCCTTCGGCCACGGCCCGCACGTCTGCCCGGGTGCGGCCCTGTCCCGGCTGGAGGCGGGGGTCGCGCTCCCCGCGCTCTACGAGCGCTTCCCGGAGCTCGAACTCGCGGTCCCGGCCTCCGAGCTGCGCAACAAGCCGATCGTCACCCAGAACGACCTGTTCGACCTCCCGGTCGAACTGGGCTGA
- the serC gene encoding phosphoserine transaminase, with the protein MADIQIPADIKPADGRFGAGPSKVRTEALDALAATGTSLLGTSHRQAPVKNLVGAVRDGVRDLFSLPEGYEVILGNGGSTAFWDIATHGLIESKSQHLNFGEFSSKFAKAAKLAPWLADPTVIASDPGTHPDPKAEAGVDVYALTHNETSTGVAAPIKRVAGADAGSLVLVDATSGAGGLPVDIAETDVYYFAPQKSFASDGGLWIGIFSPAALERAARVHASGRHVPEFFSLPTAIDNSLKNQTYNTPALATLFLLNEQLTWMNTQGGLDFTTGRTAASSGHLYGWAEESKYATPFVTDPAKRSQVIGTIDFADEIDATAVAKALRANGIVDTEPYRKLGRNQLRVAMFPAIDPSDVQALTACIDYVIEKL; encoded by the coding sequence GTGGCCGACATCCAGATTCCCGCTGACATCAAGCCCGCCGACGGGCGCTTCGGCGCCGGTCCTTCCAAGGTGCGGACGGAGGCGCTCGACGCGCTGGCCGCCACCGGAACGTCCTTGCTCGGTACGTCCCACCGCCAGGCTCCGGTGAAGAACCTGGTCGGCGCGGTACGTGACGGAGTGCGCGACCTCTTCTCCCTCCCCGAGGGATACGAGGTGATCCTGGGCAACGGCGGCTCCACCGCCTTCTGGGACATCGCGACGCACGGTCTGATCGAGTCGAAGTCCCAGCACCTCAACTTCGGCGAGTTCTCCTCGAAGTTCGCGAAGGCCGCCAAGCTCGCCCCGTGGCTGGCCGACCCGACCGTCATCGCCTCCGACCCGGGCACCCACCCGGACCCGAAGGCCGAGGCGGGCGTCGACGTCTACGCCCTCACGCACAACGAGACCTCCACCGGTGTCGCCGCGCCCATCAAGCGCGTCGCGGGCGCCGACGCGGGCTCCCTGGTCCTGGTGGACGCCACCTCCGGCGCGGGCGGCCTGCCGGTCGACATCGCCGAGACGGACGTCTACTACTTCGCCCCGCAGAAGTCCTTCGCCTCCGACGGCGGCCTCTGGATCGGGATCTTCTCCCCCGCCGCACTGGAGCGCGCGGCCCGCGTCCACGCCTCCGGCCGGCACGTCCCGGAGTTCTTCTCGCTGCCGACGGCGATCGACAACTCGCTGAAGAACCAGACGTACAACACCCCGGCCCTGGCCACGCTGTTCCTCCTGAACGAGCAGCTGACCTGGATGAACACCCAGGGCGGCCTGGACTTCACCACCGGCCGCACGGCAGCCTCCTCCGGCCACCTGTACGGCTGGGCCGAGGAGTCCAAGTACGCCACCCCGTTCGTCACGGACCCGGCCAAGCGCTCGCAGGTCATCGGCACGATCGACTTCGCGGACGAGATCGACGCCACCGCCGTCGCCAAGGCCCTGCGCGCCAACGGCATCGTCGACACGGAGCCGTACCGCAAGCTGGGCCGCAACCAGCTGCGCGTGGCGATGTTCCCGGCGATCGACCCGTCGGACGTCCAGGCGCTGACGGCATGCATCGACTACGTGATCGAGAAGCTGTAA
- a CDS encoding S41 family peptidase has protein sequence MRGWPRGLSSTALGFVVLAAAVGCTGGGAGGDADAAPGDGMSPKARTYLTSALDTMEKHSLVTKDVDWPKLRQDAFTEARKAQTPSETYRAIRQAVRDLNDRHSTFYDPEQADESLNAPAEDLILPEGRRLAGGIAHLTLPAEPSDRVAAPYVRSARATVAALDGQGVCGWIIDVRSNNGGDMWGPLAAVGSVLGDGTVGNAVYADGKKSPWTLTKGTPRQYLDTWGPAKPLTRPAPPVAVLTSRRTASAGEAVTIAFRGRPDTRTFGEATTGVPTANVSYEQSDGALVILTVARETDRTGRTYDGPIEADVEIPEARGYNEPLTEAAAWLRKQKACRSS, from the coding sequence ATGAGGGGATGGCCCCGGGGCCTCTCCTCGACGGCCCTCGGCTTCGTCGTACTGGCGGCGGCGGTGGGATGCACGGGCGGCGGCGCGGGCGGTGACGCCGACGCGGCTCCCGGGGACGGGATGTCGCCGAAGGCGCGCACCTACCTGACCTCCGCCCTGGACACGATGGAGAAGCACTCCCTGGTCACCAAGGACGTGGACTGGCCGAAGCTCCGTCAGGACGCCTTCACCGAAGCGCGGAAGGCGCAGACGCCGTCCGAGACGTATCGGGCGATCCGCCAGGCGGTGCGGGACCTGAACGACAGGCACAGCACCTTCTACGACCCGGAGCAGGCCGACGAATCCCTGAACGCACCGGCCGAGGACCTGATACTCCCCGAGGGCCGCCGGCTCGCGGGCGGCATCGCCCATCTGACGCTCCCCGCAGAGCCCTCCGACCGGGTAGCCGCCCCCTACGTCCGCTCGGCGCGGGCGACCGTCGCCGCGCTCGACGGGCAGGGCGTCTGCGGCTGGATCATCGACGTGCGGAGCAACAACGGCGGCGACATGTGGGGGCCGCTCGCCGCCGTCGGATCGGTGCTGGGCGACGGCACCGTCGGGAACGCCGTCTACGCGGACGGCAAGAAGTCCCCCTGGACGCTCACGAAGGGCACCCCCCGCCAGTACCTGGACACATGGGGCCCGGCGAAGCCGCTGACCCGCCCGGCGCCGCCGGTGGCCGTCCTGACCAGCCGCCGGACGGCGAGCGCCGGGGAGGCCGTCACCATCGCCTTCCGGGGCCGCCCGGACACCCGCACGTTCGGGGAGGCGACCACGGGCGTTCCCACCGCGAACGTGTCGTACGAACAGTCCGACGGTGCGCTGGTCATCCTGACCGTGGCCCGCGAGACCGACCGGACCGGGCGGACCTACGACGGACCCATCGAAGCGGACGTGGAGATCCCCGAGGCCCGCGGATACAACGAGCCCTTGACGGAAGCCGCCGCCTGGCTCAGGAAGCAGAAGGCCTGCCGAAGTTCCTGA
- a CDS encoding GNAT family N-acetyltransferase gives MTTNHGPMPFSTPRLDALPLRVAHADEMAAVLSDPALHTFTGGAPLDVDALRARYARQSAGSPDPAERWWNWVLAVRDDDCLAGYVQATVNVGEARAEIAWVIGSGRQGRGYAKEAAVGLVAHLLDGGAVRTVVAHIHPDHAASAAVAAAAGLVRTDEWEDGEVRWRLDAR, from the coding sequence ATGACGACGAACCACGGGCCGATGCCCTTCTCCACCCCGCGCCTGGACGCCCTGCCGCTGCGTGTGGCGCACGCGGACGAGATGGCGGCCGTACTCTCCGACCCGGCCCTGCACACCTTCACCGGCGGCGCTCCCCTGGACGTGGACGCCCTGCGGGCCCGCTACGCACGCCAGAGCGCCGGTTCGCCGGACCCGGCCGAGCGGTGGTGGAACTGGGTGCTCGCCGTGCGCGATGACGACTGCCTGGCCGGCTATGTGCAGGCGACGGTGAACGTGGGCGAGGCGCGGGCGGAGATCGCCTGGGTGATCGGGTCCGGCCGACAGGGCCGGGGCTACGCCAAGGAGGCGGCGGTGGGCCTCGTGGCGCACCTGCTGGACGGGGGAGCGGTGCGTACGGTCGTCGCCCACATCCACCCCGACCACGCGGCGTCGGCGGCGGTGGCCGCCGCGGCGGGGCTGGTGCGGACGGACGAGTGGGAGGACGGCGAGGTGCGGTGGCGGCTGGACGCGCGATGA
- a CDS encoding PPOX class F420-dependent oxidoreductase: protein MDTIAELKPFVKQYTVLLSTRRQDGTHADTPVNIAVEGDHAYIRTFSSAWKVERMRNHPTVRIGPCTLRGRPTGPQITAHARLLQPGSKENTHAARMMSRKHPIVQGVLVPLTHRIKRDRTLHYEVRPLET, encoded by the coding sequence ATGGACACGATTGCTGAGCTCAAGCCCTTCGTGAAGCAGTACACCGTCCTGCTCAGCACCCGTCGGCAGGACGGCACGCATGCCGACACCCCCGTCAACATCGCGGTCGAGGGCGATCACGCGTACATCCGTACGTTCTCGTCGGCCTGGAAGGTGGAGCGGATGCGCAACCACCCCACCGTGCGCATCGGCCCGTGCACGCTGCGCGGCAGGCCGACCGGTCCGCAGATCACCGCCCACGCCCGGCTCCTCCAGCCGGGCTCGAAGGAGAACACCCACGCCGCCCGGATGATGTCGCGCAAGCACCCGATCGTGCAGGGCGTGCTCGTCCCGCTCACGCACCGGATCAAGCGGGACCGGACCCTGCACTACGAGGTCCGCCCGCTCGAAACGTGA
- a CDS encoding WD40 repeat domain-containing protein, translating into MRSYRLTAFGAAALLSLAVAVPAVADDGGADRSFTIKDPRITESSGLAASRAHPGIYWTHNDSDDGPYVFAVDSRTGKTVAKITMKGVGEPRDVEAISLGPDGNLYVGDIGDNLNGSWDHVWIYRFPEPKVLRDATVRATQFDVKYADGPRNAEALMVHPKTGRVYIASKKEGGGGLYEGPAKLTAGSDNIFRRVGEVPWVTDGAFSPDGKELVLRSYFSARGYVFKNGRLGKDYPVESPLLGQAESVTYTADGSALMYGSEGEQSDVVRVDLKNGGESGRTGVKSPSSSSGTGSGGGDGVPVKGTTATGLGVLAVIGLVLFLGRRRRKG; encoded by the coding sequence ATGCGTTCCTATCGACTGACTGCCTTCGGCGCCGCCGCGCTCCTGTCCCTCGCGGTGGCGGTGCCCGCCGTGGCCGACGACGGCGGGGCCGACCGCAGCTTCACGATCAAGGACCCTCGGATCACCGAGTCCAGCGGACTGGCCGCCAGCCGGGCCCATCCGGGGATCTACTGGACGCACAACGACAGTGACGACGGGCCGTACGTCTTCGCCGTCGACTCCAGGACCGGGAAGACCGTCGCGAAGATCACCATGAAGGGTGTGGGGGAGCCGCGCGACGTGGAGGCGATCTCGCTGGGGCCCGACGGGAATCTGTACGTCGGTGACATCGGGGACAACCTGAACGGCAGCTGGGACCACGTCTGGATCTACCGCTTCCCCGAGCCGAAGGTGCTGCGGGACGCGACGGTCCGCGCGACGCAGTTCGATGTGAAGTACGCGGACGGCCCGCGCAACGCGGAGGCGCTGATGGTCCACCCGAAGACGGGGCGCGTGTACATCGCCTCGAAGAAGGAGGGCGGCGGCGGGCTCTACGAGGGTCCCGCGAAGCTCACGGCGGGCTCGGACAACATCTTCCGGCGGGTCGGCGAGGTGCCGTGGGTGACGGACGGGGCGTTCTCGCCGGACGGGAAGGAACTGGTGCTGCGCTCGTACTTCAGCGCGCGCGGCTACGTGTTCAAGAACGGCCGGCTCGGCAAGGACTACCCGGTCGAGTCCCCGCTGCTGGGGCAGGCCGAGTCGGTCACGTACACGGCCGACGGCTCGGCGCTGATGTACGGCTCCGAGGGCGAGCAGAGCGACGTGGTGCGGGTGGACCTGAAGAACGGCGGCGAGTCGGGCCGTACCGGCGTCAAGTCCCCGTCGTCGTCCTCCGGTACGGGCAGCGGTGGAGGCGACGGTGTGCCGGTGAAGGGCACCACGGCGACCGGTCTCGGCGTCCTGGCCGTGATCGGGCTGGTGCTCTTCCTGGGCAGGCGACGCCGCAAGGGCTGA
- a CDS encoding GDSL-type esterase/lipase family protein encodes MAQVSIVTSQAGAMIGHDDAMRFMFVGDSMTIGRAGDFTWRYRMWQHLEASFGAPYAIVGPRSELHDTGTGTPVSYAYAAEEFPVPARAHLAGWGEGWLHMAPVIANAVAAHRADILLVSLGLIDLGFYTDSEQTARNARAFLAAARTANPRIRCVLLPVIPNIRAESDAPFAAECARFNELLAKAVADLDEPMSPLLLASRPPGYDIHTDTYDGTHPGPSGEHRLAGAYADAMHQAWGLGGPYAPARDRPEAPPLTASPTASPVRASAPPVVRTG; translated from the coding sequence ATGGCACAAGTGTCCATCGTCACGTCGCAGGCCGGAGCCATGATCGGCCATGATGACGCCATGCGTTTCATGTTCGTCGGCGATTCCATGACCATCGGGCGCGCCGGCGACTTCACCTGGCGCTACCGCATGTGGCAGCACCTGGAGGCATCCTTCGGCGCCCCGTACGCGATCGTCGGCCCACGCAGCGAGCTGCACGACACCGGCACGGGCACCCCGGTCTCCTATGCGTACGCCGCCGAGGAGTTCCCCGTCCCCGCCCGCGCGCACCTGGCCGGCTGGGGCGAGGGCTGGCTGCACATGGCCCCGGTGATCGCGAACGCCGTCGCCGCACACCGCGCGGACATCCTGCTCGTCTCGCTCGGCCTGATAGACCTCGGGTTCTACACGGACAGCGAGCAGACCGCCCGCAACGCCCGCGCCTTCCTCGCGGCGGCCCGCACCGCGAACCCGCGCATCAGGTGCGTGCTGCTCCCCGTCATACCGAACATCCGGGCCGAGTCCGACGCCCCCTTCGCCGCCGAGTGCGCCCGCTTCAACGAACTCCTCGCCAAGGCCGTGGCAGACCTCGACGAACCGATGTCCCCGCTGCTGCTCGCCTCCCGCCCGCCGGGCTACGACATCCACACGGACACCTACGACGGCACCCATCCCGGCCCGTCCGGCGAACACCGGCTCGCGGGCGCCTACGCCGACGCGATGCACCAGGCGTGGGGGCTGGGCGGGCCGTATGCCCCGGCGCGGGACCGGCCCGAGGCGCCGCCCCTCACTGCCTCGCCGACGGCTTCGCCCGTACGTGCATCCGCTCCCCCTGTGGTCCGAACAGGCTGA
- a CDS encoding helix-turn-helix domain-containing protein: MAAHEHHEHHGVEDGGAADDEFSSVLTGVGPRLRALRTERGTTLAQLSETTGISLSTLSRLESGGRKPTLELLLPLAKAYGVQLDELVGAPDTGDPRVTFRPFNRHGMTFVPLTRHIGGVNAYKQVMPGLTGPPGPVEQRVHEGYEWLYVLSGRLRLVLGEHDLVLKAGEVAEFDTRTPHWWGNVGPEPVEFLSLFGPQGERMHVRAKPSARQ; encoded by the coding sequence ATGGCAGCACACGAGCACCACGAGCACCACGGCGTGGAAGACGGCGGCGCGGCGGACGACGAGTTCTCGTCCGTCCTGACCGGAGTGGGGCCCCGGCTGCGCGCGCTGCGGACGGAGCGCGGCACGACGCTGGCCCAGCTGAGCGAGACCACCGGGATCTCGCTCAGCACGCTGTCCCGGCTGGAGTCCGGCGGCCGCAAGCCGACCCTGGAACTGCTGCTCCCGCTGGCGAAGGCGTACGGGGTGCAGCTGGACGAGCTCGTCGGCGCGCCGGACACCGGTGATCCGAGGGTCACCTTCCGCCCGTTCAACCGGCACGGCATGACGTTCGTGCCGCTGACCCGGCACATCGGCGGGGTGAACGCGTACAAGCAGGTCATGCCCGGACTGACGGGCCCCCCTGGGCCGGTCGAGCAGCGGGTGCACGAGGGGTACGAGTGGCTGTACGTGCTGTCGGGGCGGCTGCGGCTGGTGCTGGGCGAGCACGACCTGGTGCTGAAGGCGGGCGAGGTGGCCGAGTTCGACACGCGTACCCCGCACTGGTGGGGCAACGTCGGGCCGGAACCGGTGGAGTTCCTCAGCCTGTTCGGACCACAGGGGGAGCGGATGCACGTACGGGCGAAGCCGTCGGCGAGGCAGTGA